Within Carassius gibelio isolate Cgi1373 ecotype wild population from Czech Republic chromosome A21, carGib1.2-hapl.c, whole genome shotgun sequence, the genomic segment ACCTACAGAGAGAATGAGAAATCCAGCTTTAATTGACAGACATCACAGCTCCAAATGAGAGATAAACAAATCAtggtttattttgatattttcccTAAAACtccaaaattatttcattatattatgccTTGATGTGCCTAAAAGCCTGCCTTCATACagtattaaatattttcagtttatttggcTGCCGGGACAACTTCTGTAATTTTTGCAGTTTATATCAGCAGTATATGTACATTCATTTGTAatccatttttgttgttgttcacagGCTACCCACACACATCTTGATAAACCTTCTTCATCGTTTATGATCCATTGGTTGTTAACTAAATATTACACTATTCAGTGCACTTTTGCTGTAGGCCTATTTTGACTGTTTTCTAAAATATGACGTTGATGAAATGAGAACtctcatgttttgttttattttatttgtcacatttatacaaATTGTAAGTACAGTAGATTATAAAAAGGGGAAGTTACACTCATCAGCATTGCAAATGCGTGTTTACATATTGCAAAAGAAAGCATGACTATACAAACTTTACAAACACCTTCATTTTTTAGATACAAACTAaaggcattttaataaaaatacaatgttttcaaaTTTCAAAGACACAATATGATTGTATATATGCTATAGGATATATTATTGTACACagacaaatattacaaatattcatATCAAGCAGTCATTTAAAACTGGCACTTGAAGACACTGAACATCAATTAtctgacattttttaattaatctttagaACAAAACAATAACCATCATATCCCAGCTTAAAGTGTTCAGCTCAGGTTAGAGGTTTTTGTTTGACTGGTTGTGTTTGTTAGTGTAGTTGTGCTTTTTGTCTTTCTCCAGCAAATCAGAGAGCTTTCCCCTCCTCACTGCTGCCTCTGGTGGCTAAACAAACACATTGGTACAGCAAGATGCCATTGGTTGCAAAGGACATTACAATCCCATCAGCACAACTATAGCTGTAATCACAGCTCTCCTTCGCTTGTTTGTGGATGATGTTGCCAAACAATCAGACTTTACACAGAGCACATATATGATGGTGGAATAGCTCGCTCAAGGTGAAGCCCAGTGGCAAGAAGAAGTGCAGGCAAGAGAGGATGAGAACAGGTACACACACAGACGTGTGTGATacagtgttcatttaaaaaaaaaagtgatttagttttagtcataggCTTTTGACAAAAATGCCATTTAGTTTAAGTCATATATTAGTCATAAATCTACAGTAAATTTAGTCGGCTAAAATCTAATGGGTTACAATGCAATTAAGCATTTCTCTACAATTTTTCTAAATTCATTATATAAGTTTAATGATTTATCATAATAGACCGATTTAACTGTGGTGACACACAACATGCctttatgttaaaatgaaataaaaccacTTCTCATAAAGATCAAGAAGATGTTCTTCCAGATGAATGAAACACCAATGGTTATACAGGCTAATTATGCACACTTTATAGCAACTTGTTTATCATATTCTTCATTCTTTCAAGCagacatattcatttatataaatacatttagattaatCTTTAGGGCTACTAAAttttttcagtcaagagcagcgtgtgattttctttctttcttttgttgcttgattaacatcaattattattattattttttttccttccacGAAGAAATCTTTACATGGACTACTATTTCactagtttattaaaaaaataaatcaagaccTCATTTCTTTGAAAATCATTTTACCTTCCCTCATTTTACATATCAATGCTTTTCCAGTTCTCAGCAACATTACTGAGGAATGACTACAATCAATGTAAACTACAATCACAGAGTACAGATATTTACATATAGAAGTCTTAACAGTATTATAGCTAAAACAACCTGCTGAGGTCTGAGTCAAAGATCGtgtgaaataaaaattaagtgaCTTTAAAAAATAGAGAAGTTAAACCATATCTAAGTTTTGCAAAATACATTAATGGCTAGGCAACTGTTACATGTTCCTTCTGCTTTTGATCAGACAAACTCAACAAGTACAGTAGTAGCATTTTAACAATTCATGCAAGATATCATTTCATTATAAGTTATGGAAAACCAAAAGCCTGATTTTAGTAGCATCTGTGGATTTGGTCTGTGTGTTACATGATGAGGTTGTGTTTTCCCTCCTAAACACAGAGCTGATCTTCTGTCTGCTCTGAGACGAGCCGTAGTAGTACAGCAGAGGGTCCAGAAAAACACTTGTGCTCCCCAAACACAAAGCCAACAGGTAAGCAGAATATGATGAATCCTCATCCTCACTGTTGTTTCCAGTTGCTAAAATATAACAGTGGTACCACAGGATGCAATTGGATGGAGCAAAGCACAATCCAAACTCAGTCAGAACGGCGATAGCCATAATCACAGCTCTCCTTCGACTGCCTGAAGATGAGGGTGATATAGCTAAGAGATCAGACTTTACACGGAGCACATATATGATGATGGAGTAGCTCACTAAGGTGATGATTAGTGGCACAAAGAAGTAGACGCAGGTTAGGGTGAAGAACAGGTACACATACAGCTTGTAATGGATCAGCACATCATGACAGGTGATGCCCACATCCTTGATCTTGAATGTTTGTCTTATTGAGAGAAGTGGCACTGTACCAGCGATCGCCAGCAGCCAGAccagcacacatacatatgtgGTTTTCCTTGCACTCCTCCAGGTCAGAGAGGCAACGGGAAACACCACGGCCAGCAGCCTGTCCACACTCATGCACATCATCAGCAGTATGGAGCAGTACATGTAGCAGTAGTAAGCTGCACTGATCACACGACACACCGCCTCACCGAACACCCAATCTGAA encodes:
- the LOC127942361 gene encoding proteinase-activated receptor 1-like isoform X3 produces the protein MGIKTLLFLVVIAHICIATFNESSVSNFEQTDGPVDDKKSSNQTFNEFGSGAPEKFMVGSFAAIPDILSSRDQAELNSSSLSISDEADDFLKGLLVTRIMPSFYIIIILISLPLNALALVTFTCKIREKKPAVIYMSHLACVDLLFTLLLPLKIHYQLNASDWVFGEAVCRVISAAYYCYMYCSILLMMCMSVDRLLAVVFPVASLTWRSARKTTYVCVLVWLLAIAGTVPLLSIRQTFKIKDVGITCHDVLIHYKLYVYLFFTLTCVYFFVPLIITLVSYSIIIYVLRVKSDLLAISPSSSGSRRRAVIMAIAVLTEFGLCFAPSNCILWYHCYILATGNNSEDEDSSYSAYLLALCLGSTSVFLDPLLYYYGSSQSRQKISSVFRRENTTSSCNTQTKSTDATKIRLLVFHNL
- the LOC127942361 gene encoding proteinase-activated receptor 1-like isoform X4, with the translated sequence MGIKTLLFLVVIAHICIATFNESSVSNFEQTDGPVDDKKSSNQTFNEFGSGAPEKFMVGSFAAIPDILSSRDQAELNSSSLSISDEADDFLKGPVVTRIMPSFYIVIILISLPLNALALVTFTCKIRVKKPAVIYMSHLACVDLLFTLLLPLKIHYQLNASDWVFGEAVCRVISAAYYCYMYCSILLMMCMSVDRLLAVVFPVASLTWRSARKTTYVCVLVWLLAIAGTVPLLSIRQTFKIKDVGITCHDVLIHYKLYVYLFFTLTCVYFFVPLIITLVSYSIIIYVLRVKSDLLAISPSSSGSRRRAVIMAIAVLTEFGLCFAPSNCILWYHCYILATGNNSEDEDSSYSAYLLALCLGSTSVFLDPLLYYYGSSQSRQKISSVFRRENTTSSCNTQTKSTDATKIRLLVFHNL
- the LOC127942361 gene encoding proteinase-activated receptor 1-like isoform X5; its protein translation is MGIKTLLFLVVIAHICIATFNDTSVSNFEQTDEPIDDKKSSNQTFHEFGSGAPVNCVGSFTTRPDNISTLDQAKLNSSSLSISEEAVDFLKGPVVTRIMPSFYIVIILISLPLNALALVTFTCKIRVKKPAVIYMSHLACVDLLFTLLLPLKIHYQLNASDWVFGEAVCRVISAAYYCYMYCSILLMMCMSVDRLLAVVFPVASLTWRSARKTTYVCVLVWLLAIAGTVPLLSIRQTFKIKDVGITCHDVLIHYKLYVYLFFTLTCVYFFVPLIITLVSYSIIIYVLRVKSDLLAISPSSSGSRRRAVIMAIAVLTEFGLCFAPSNCILWYHCYILATGNNSEDEDSSYSAYLLALCLGSTSVFLDPLLYYYGSSQSRQKISSVFRRENTTSSCNTQTKSTDATKIRLLVFHNL
- the LOC127942361 gene encoding proteinase-activated receptor 1-like isoform X6, giving the protein MGIKTLLFLVVIAHTCIATFNDTSVSNFEQTDEPIDDKKSSNQTFHEFGSGAPVNCVGSFTTRPDNISTLDQAKLNSSSLSISEEAVDFLKGPVVTRIMPSFYIVIILISLPLNALALVTFTCKIRVKKPAVIYMSHLACVDLLFTLLLPLKIHYQLNASDWVFGEAVCRVISAAYYCYMYCSILLMMCMSVDRLLAVVFPVASLTWRSARKTTYVCVLVWLLAIAGTVPLLSIRQTFKIKDVGITCHDVLIHYKLYVYLFFTLTCVYFFVPLIITLVSYSIIIYVLRVKSDLLAISPSSSGSRRRAVIMAIAVLTEFGLCFAPSNCILWYHCYILATGNNSEDEDSSYSAYLLALCLGSTSVFLDPLLYYYGSSQSRQKISSVFRRENTTSSCNTQTKSTDATKIRLLVFHNL